A window of the Clupea harengus chromosome 8, Ch_v2.0.2, whole genome shotgun sequence genome harbors these coding sequences:
- the LOC105896255 gene encoding RING finger protein 145, which translates to MAWKGRLEAMLNVGLRVPSIMLLEVLYRWDVSSFFQKIQRSSLNNNPLFQYKYLALYLHYVGYILSLVLLTLPRQHLVKLYLYVLTALLLFAGHQVSRDYVRGELDSGFEGPLYLEPLSMNRFTTALIGQLVVCTLCSCVMQTRKIWLFSAHLLPLVARLCLVPLTTIVFINRFAMIFTGLEVLYFLASNLLVPYKLAKTAYRELVQVVEVYGLLALGMSLWNQLVLPVLFMSFWLVLFTLQIYTYFSTRDQPTSRERLLFLFLTSIAECCSTPYSLLGLVFTVSFVALGVLTLCKFYLQGYRAFMHDNTMHRGMTEGITLLILAVQTGLIELQVIHRAFLLSIILFIVVASILQSMLEIADPIVLALGASRDKSLWKHFRAVSLCLFLLVFPAYMAYMICQFFTMDFWLLIIISSSILTSLQVLGTLLIYILFMVEEVRKAPVENMDDVIYWVNGTYRLLEFLLALCVVAYGVSETLFGEWTVMGSTIIFVHSYYNVWLRAQLGWQSFLLRRDAVNKIKSLPTASAQQLLQHNDICAICYQDMTSAVITPCSHFFHAGCLKKWLYVQETCPLCHSQLKTHSQLANPAHIDAPANQNPAELGQGEPAPAAPVAQEGIESAPEAVCPEPELPVGTAAASSSSSTSSTPTTPSVEECQESSSCSEPGGVDGPSPNEEQKCQGGNQPIAMIAGVSA; encoded by the exons gcTACATTCTCAGTCTGGTGTTGCTCACTCTGCCTCGGCAGCACCTGGTGAAGCTCTACCTGTACGTGCTCACCGCCCTCCTGCTCTTTGCTGGTCACCAGGTCTCCAG GGATTATGTTCGCGGCGAGCTGGACTCGGGCTTCGAGGGACCTCTTTATCTGGAGCCATTATCCATGAACCGCTTCACCACAGCCCTCATAG gccagCTGGTGGTGTGCACGCTGTGCTCTTGCGTGATGCAGACCAGAAAGATCTGGCTCTTCTCGGCCCACCTGCTGCCCCTGGTGGCGCGGCTCTGCCTGGTGCCGCTCACCACCATCGTCTTCATCAATCGCTTCGCCATGATCTTCACCGGCCTCGAGGTGCTCTACTTCCTGGCCTCCAACCTGCTGGTGCCCTACAAGCTGGCCAAAACCGCCTACCGCGAGCTGGTCCAG GTGGTGGAGGTGTATGGCCTGCTGGCTCTGGGCATGTCCCTGTGGAACCAGCTGGTTCTGCCTGTGCTCTTCATGAGCTTCTGGCTGGTGCTGTTCACCCTGCAGATCTACACCTACTTCAGCACGCGTGACCAGCCCACCTCTCGCGAGCGActgcttttcctcttcctcaccag tATTGCAGAGTGCTGTAGCACCCCCTACTCTCTGCTGGGCCTGGTCTTCACTGTGTCGTTTGTGGCGCTGGGCGTCCTCACACTCTGCAAGTTCTACCTGCAAGGCTACCGGGCCTTCATGCACGACAACACCATGCACCG TGGAATGACCGAGGGCATCACTCTGCTAATCCTGGCCGTACAGACGGGCCTGATCGAGCTGCAGGTCATCCACCGGGCCTTCCTCCTCAGCATCATCCTCTTCATTGTGGTGGCCTCCATCCTGCAGTCCATGCTGGAGATCGCCGACCCCATAGTGCTGGCACTGGGGGCGTCCAGAGACAA GAGTTTATGGAAGCACTTCCGTGCGGTGAGCCTGTGTTTGTTCCTGCTGGTGTTCCCGGCCTACATGGCCTACATGATCTGCCAGTTCTTCACCATGGACTTCTGGCTGCTTATCATCATCTCCTCCAGTATCCTCACATCACTACAG GTTCTGGGCACGCTCCTCATCTACATCCTCTTCATGGTGGAGGAGGTGCGCAAGGCGCCGGTGGAGAACATGGACGACGTCATCTACTGGGTGAACGGCACCTACCGGCTGCTGGAGTTCCTGCTGGCGCTGTGCGTGGTGGCCTACGGTGTGTCGGAGACGCTGTTCGGCGAGTGGACGGTGATGGGCTCCACCATCATTTTCGTGCACTCCTACTACAACGTGTGGCTGCGCGCCCAGCTAGGCTGGCAGAGCTTCCTGCTGCGCCGCGACGCCGTCAACAAGATCAAGAGCCTGCCCACCGCCTCCGcccagcagctgctgcagcacaACGACATCTGTGCCATCTGCTATCAG GATATGACATCAGCAGTCATCACCCCCTGTAGCCACTTCTTCCACGCTGGCTGCCTGAAGAAGTGGCTGTACGTGCAGGAGACCTGCCCCCTCTGCCACAGCCAACTCAAGACCCATTCACAGCTTGCCAACCCCGCTCACATCGAcgcaccagccaatcagaatcccGCAGAGTTGGGACAAGGTGAACCAGCCCCTGCTGCCCCCGTGGCTCAGGAGGGCATAGAATCTGCCCCCGAGGCAGTTTGTCCAGAACCAGAATTGCCAGTAGGAACagccgccgcctcctcctcctcctctaccagttctacccccaccacccccagcgTGGAAGAATGTCAGGAAAGCAGCTCTTGCTCTGAGCCTGGTGGAGTCGACGGCCCATCGCCCAACGAGGAGCAGAAGTGCCAGGGTGGTAATCAGCCCATTGCCATGATTGCAGGCGTCTCTGCCTGA